The window CGTTGCGGGAGTggaaaacgacggagagaaggaagagccaAAGTTCATTTCTGGAGACGTATACGGCGCGGACTCGTAGTACACGTTGGCAGGGGCCATCGAGGCGCCGCAGTGAGACATGCGGCCGTGCATCGTCTGGGGACTACCCGCCGCACCTCTGGGGGCTGTGTCTGTCGCATTCCCCACGGCGCCAGGAGGCAGCTGTTGGTGGGGGAAAGatctttccgtttcttgtCGGAGACCCGACGGGGCCTGAACTTCCCTAGGGTTGCACCCGTAGCTGTCATCGAGGCGGCGCCCCGCAGCCTGTTCCCCCCCCGGGTAGTGAGACGTAAACCCTGGTTGGTTCACTCCGACTTTTCGTGCTCCGTCGCCCATCCCCGGCACGCCCCCGTTGGGCCAAGTTTGGCCGCAAGGATACATCGGTCCGCGGTGGGTCCAGGCAAatgcctctccgcctccagcAGCGTCCTCAGACGCAGGCACGTGGTTATGGTGGGGGATAAAACCTTCCTTGTTAACCGCAAAGGCTGGCAAGGACCGCTCCGGGGACTTCGGCGTCTGGACTGACACCATAACAGCGCCTCCTTGACTCCTTGGTTTCTCTGGCGGGAAACTGGCCGCGTTGTCAACCGAGAAAGGATGGCTAGACGGTTGCTGGTGAAAACGGTGTTGCGGAGAAAAGCGGGTGTCGTGAGGCGGAGAACAGCGAGAGGTTCCTGCAGAGTGGACACCCAGAGCGGGCGGTGTACAGGCAGCGGCATACATCGATCCAGAGGCTGTTGACATACACTGACTAGGCGCTCtagaggaaggagacattTGATTGGCGTACTTCGCCTCAAAAGGTCCGGACATAGTGACGGCACCTTGCGGGCGAGGGGGGGATGAAACGAGCATGTGCTGCATCTTTGCTGCTGCAGAAGAACTGTGaacggaaaaacgaggctACCGCGAAAGACACCGAATTTTTGGTGGTGGCGTTCCTGGGCCTACGCAGCTTGGAGACGAATGGTCACCCGTTTACGGTTTGAGGTGtaacgagacacacagacaggcgGCAATACAGGagcgtcctctcgccgttgGGCAAatctctccccctctctaCTACTACCGGGTTGTGCTCATCTTCAGATAGTCGTGGGGGCCTGTTGCGAAGTGCCTTCTTTGGACAAAGCAGGCAATAGACACGAGTAAGGCACCCCTGGCGAGAGGGTTACTATCCCGCAGATTGCACGTACGTGGAGAACAAAGATCCTCAATGCCCTGTGTTCATACACGAGGAGGTACGAGACAGGCTTGTTGCAGGCGTAAGCAAATAATGGAGACAAGGCAACTGCAGACAAATTTCGTGCACTGgaacaaagagacaaagTTCTTCCGACGGCGGGTAACCAGGCGAGCACACGGCAACCTGGTGCAACTGGACCGCACCAGACGCGTGAACAGGAGACTGTTTTGGCGGCAACTTGGAGGGCGCGTAGTGTCAAAGAGAGCTTGGGAAGCAACTGCGGCGCAGAAGCATTCGTCCAATTGGCGTCAGCAGCGACGTGGCCGGATGAGCCTTGTAGGGCCTGCTGGGGATCCGCCCGAGCTCCTCTCCCGGGcagagcgcgcgcgcgcggaaaGTGACCCCTGGCCAGGCTTCGCCGGTCGTCTGAACACGGAAAGCCAAATGGTTTTGACTGCCAAGAGAAGTAGAAAGagcaaaagaaaaggaaacacgaAGTCGGACTCTGCGGCGTGATAGCTCTTCGCCACCTGTCCCAAGACACTGCCCTGTGCAAAGGACGGCCACAGACCGCCGCGAGTGGGTCAGCTACAAGTGCCCGTCACACTCCAGGACATAGGTCGTCcaccggagagaaaacggttcCACAGATCCAAGCAGATCTGCAAATTGgtcttctttcgcgcctCGTTGCTCGGAGAGCCACAGGGCTACTGCTTTCAGGTGCCTCACGCCTTTGTTGTGCCTAGGCAGTTTTCCTGCCCGACTGCGGCGAAGATTTGACAGAGGGACAGGCGCATGGGGGACAACAACACAGCTCAGACGATTGAGTAGAGGAGCCCGTCGCTCGACACGGAGGCCTGTCGCCACCCGCCGGAAACCAGGCTTCTTGCACGGGAGACTCAGCAGCAAACGGCCATATTGGCTCAGATAAAAAGTCGGACTtcgaaagaaggaaaacacgagaCACAATACAGGACAAAGTAAAAGACCCAGCCACGGAGTCCGCGTTTGACGCGGATGGCTGCCACTGCTGCCTGCGCCTCCGTGAGACGACGCGTTGTTTGGCTGGTCGCGCAACATCCACGGTGAGGGGCGGTGAAGCGCAAAGAGCCAGACTGTCCGGACGAAGGCAGTCGCCACTCTGCTGTCCTGCACCACTGTTGCGGCTGCGGAAAACCACcaagcgagaaaaagtgtCGTCTCAAAACATTTCCGATGCGTAGACTCAAAACGACGCTATTTTGAGTTATCAAGCACCGGACATCCACCCCCCGGTTTTCAGGTCACCTGTCTCGCTGGCGCGCGCACGGTGGaacctctctccttcgctcgaGCGAGGCCCGTCCTCTACCCCCAACCTAGTCACCGCCCGAAACACAatcctgtttttctcctcaAACAGAGCAGCAACGAAAACTGTACGTGTTGGGCTTGTGCATGTCGCGTCACTCTacgcgcgcgcgttcgtTCAAGACACGAACTGCACGTGCCCGGACGCCGTGCTCGTCCATTTTGCACAGCTGATCGGGAGTACGCGCCCAAGGGTGCGACGGACCACCAGGCTTCAGAGCTCATGCACTGAAACTTCTTTATGCGTAGACATGCTGGAGGACAGTGCGGTAATGTTGGTAGCAATTCCGAGGGACCTCAGATGATTCGACtgcgggtgtacgtacacgccAGGCAACTACGTGTGGTGAATcctgtttgttttttctgtgaaATACAGAGCCACCGAGGAACGGGCTCTTTTTCATGATCCACGGGGTACAAACGCATCTCGCTCTTCGACAGAGGATATCCTTTTGTACTTGGAACTGACGTAAAGCCCGGGATTCGCTTTCCGTGAGAGTATGGATGGGCTTTTCCATACTTAGGAGGTTGTACCCCATCTTAGACACACAGTTCTTGAGAAGCAGCAGTATCCACCATTCACAGAGTGTAGAATAGTCCGCTGCTCGTGGTCAGCACATGTTCATTCTCCAAAGCTGGTCGAGGAGCGGGCGCTTCGTGTATCGGCTTGTCAGTCAGTAATCTGTCTGGCTTCCCCCGACCGGGGAATCCCAGAGTCTCTCCGAGGGGTTGCGCACGTGTGTCATGCAGTAAGCAGTGTCAGTTGAGAGGCATGCAGCTGTTGTCTGCTGTCCTCAGTGATCAGAACATGCCATGGTTGTTTGCTCCTATAGAAAACGGCAACAGATGGCGGTCAGGTGCACTGTGACACACAGTTTGTTCCGATGTGAGTGCTAGTAACCCAAGTCCGCAGCCGGGCCCATGCTTCGACAAGAGCCACCAGCCTGGACACAAGTCGACAGTAGTTTATTTTTTGGCAGCTATCGCATATCCTCCTGAAAGCCGCAGGCAATACCTGCGGCTCTGACAGGGGTCGCCAGCATGCGGCATATTGGAGGAAGCCGTCGCATTCGATGCCCCTCCCAAAAGCGTCTGACCTGCGACATCCGTTGCAAGGGTATCTGTCTGGACATAAGTAACAGGGCTGCACGACATTTTCGCAGGACAGTGCAGTTGAGTGGCGCCCACCGGCATGATTTGGACTAGGAACGCAGTTAGCGTAACACTGCATCCCGATTTCGACCATTCTGGTCTtgaggaaaggaggagaTTGTTTTAGATAAATGCATGAGCCATTATGATTCGCGTGTGCATTTCGGAGGAGCGGACGGAGAAATACCATCTTTTTCCAACGGTGGACAAACGGGAGGATCGAGAGAATTTTCCCGTGAAGGCGGCCCCGCCGTGAGGAGCACTGGAGAGGGCAGCATGCTTAATTTTTGGGCGGCCCCACGACTTTCTCCGTAGACGTTGAGACCTAAATTCAGTGCGGAATGGGAAAACGGGGTAGGCGGCCGCAGTTTGCACGTGACCAAGCTGCGAGAGTCGgagttctctctttcgcggtAACTAGCACTTCCGTGTAAAATTGTCATCCCCATGGCAGACGGTGATAGCGACGAGGGCTTCGCAGGTCCGtattctttctctctgcctgacGGCAGCACGCTGCCTTCTGCTGGCACGTACACGGGTCCTGCCAGCGTCCATTATGCCAATGGAGACACGTTTGACGGCGACTATGTAGACGGGcgaaaagaaggacgaggtGTTTATACGTACAGAAACGGGGACAAGTTCCAAGGCGAATACAAAAACAATCAGAGAACGGGACTCGGAAGAACAGACTACGCTGCTGGAGGCTTCTACCACGGTGGGAATTCGCCTTTTACCTGTATTTTTGGTGTACAGTGTCAGACTCGGGAGGGATCGGTTTTGTCGGCTCGACACGAAAGCTACAGTAGTGTTCGAGCGCACGACTCAGCTCTGGGATCACCACCGAGTTGGTCGGAGGCTCTTGTTGAGATATCTCTTCGAGACGATTGTCAGCGCTGCAGGGCGCTCACCGGCAGATTGCAATAACTTTCCAAAGACGCATTTCGTTGAGGGTGCTCAAATGATGCAGAGATGTGGGCATGTCCAGCTAGGTGGCTATCGCTGAaagaagcaggaaaaaaggTAGCGATGAATAGTCAGAGTGAGACAGCCAGTCACATAGGAAAGAGATACCATCACATAAGGTGGGATATGACGTTGCAAGTGTCGAGAGGAGAGCTCACTTAGAACTCTTGTACATATATAGGTTTTTCCAACAATTCGGCACAAATGTCCTTCGGACATTTTCGCACGAGACTGGAGctcgctctttcttttttccgacAGGCAACTACGAGAACGGGCGCAGATCGGGAGAAGGCACTCGACTCTATGCGAACGGAGATATTTACTACGGCCAGTGGAGGGACGGCAAGCACGACGGTCATGGAACCTACATCTTCAACACGACAAAGTACAAAGTAAGTCCAAGGGAAACACTTGGCGCCAGGATTTCCACTACCATGCTCCCGGATTAGGTCTCTACAAAAGAAATGATTTCCGCGCGGAGTTGCGCATGATTCTCTGCGGCATCGAGAACGAACGCCACACATACTTTCTAAgccccctttctttctccccctttGCCCTTTCTGTAGAAACTGTGTAGGTCAGTTTGATAAGTTGTATGCCGGAGGCTGAATTGTTCTGGGCATAATGGGTTTGCATTGTACCCTTTGGTTGATCAAGTGACAATCAATGCGTATCGAAAGACACGTATCTGAATGTTTATTTTGTGCCTCGCAGAGATTGCAAGTTTAAGTTCATG of the Neospora caninum Liverpool complete genome, chromosome XII genome contains:
- a CDS encoding putative MORN repeat protein, yielding MADGDSDEGFAGPYSFSLPDGSTLPSAGTYTGPASVHYANGDTFDGDYVDGRKEGRGVYTYRNGDKFQGEYKNNQRTGLGRTDYAAGGFYHGNYENGRRSGEGTRLYANGDIYYGQWRDGKHDGHGTYIFNTTKYKFVGQWKAGQLLEGSWRWQNGTTYEGKFEMNKPCGDGTWAFANGTRLQGSYSQRVLPVDEAPDDGPQAAQKIELQWTSSGVSAQ